In Silene latifolia isolate original U9 population chromosome 3, ASM4854445v1, whole genome shotgun sequence, a single window of DNA contains:
- the LOC141649155 gene encoding uncharacterized protein LOC141649155 gives MSDLDSTESWENFGENSIDYNPLFETTIDFETRDDAFNWAQKIAFENGFALVKANNGAKNRKKNGLLASYFRCKRHGLQKESDDLEKPRRSQKCSCKFRIRAIQNFVSKNDQETVVWNIVTSEGAGLHNHNVAVYKDGDRHFAGLDAEEKAYVRQQTLVGVLPRDIKNVLHLRTPKKPQPSSTQLYNETRKIRKEVRGERNTAQQMLALVVEAKYVHWHEIDSESKELTHIFMAHPEAIKLFRAYPYVVIMDSTYKTKIYKNPLIEMVGVTPTGSSFLIACSMIPTESDENYKWLLRKLAAILDVTGAASPSAWLKSKHLTLDSMWSRINDMLESQHSKIKKELEDEMSKPRRASCTFSLLQGNVSTKAIELMVKELTRGLGLGIGVDDRCRHVLRTTHGLPCACNLASLHKRGRRVHLEDIHVFWKTLVYDTPQQMPKNDGDLWEELVDGVRNSDPVKLRAAIDLLRDFHHPEDQEILPPSINEHPKRRPRGSTTRNKSGFEHAERNFGTPSTHGSTNADQSQQRLGDFESGPPGAPLGRNFTIGLISTWAKRWDIPEVLWGHFDGWVGVRDDGHCGFRVISHAQRGQETDYIVMRE, from the exons ATGTCGGATCTCGATTCAACG GAATCGTGGGAGAATTTTGGCGAGAATTCAAttgattacaacccgttgttcgaGACTACTATAGATTTTGAAACGCGTGACGATGCTTTCAATTGGGCTCAGAAAATCGCATTCGAGAATGGGTTTGCATTGGTTAAAGCAAATAACGGAGCTAAAAATAGGAAAAAGAACGGGTTGTTGGCAAGTTATTTTCGATGTAAAAGACATGGGTTACAAAAAGAATCGGACGATCTTGAAAAGCCAAGGAGGTCGCAGAAGTGTTCATGCAAGTTTCGTATTCGTGCCATTCAAAATTTCGTGTCTAAAAATGATCAAGAGACGGTAGTGTGGAACATTGTAACCTCCGAGGGTGCTGGACTACACAACCACAATGTAGCCGTTTATAAGGACGGGGATCGGCACTTTGCGGGATTGGACGCGGAAGAGAAGGCATATGTTAGGCAACAAACATTGGTCGGGGTTCTACCGAGAGATATTAAAAATGTTCTTCATTTGAGAACCCCCAAAAAACCTCAACCGTCAAGCACCCAACTATATAatgaaacaaggaaaattaggAAAGAAGTTAGGGGTGAAAGAAACACCGCTCAGCAAATGTTGGCTCTAGTGGTAGAAGCGAAATACGTCCATTGGCACGAGATTGATTCCGAGTCAAAAGAGTTGACTCACATTTTCATGGCTCATCCTGAAGCGATTAAGTTATTCCGGGCTTATCCTTATGTCGTCATCATGGATTCGACTTATAAAACCAAGATTTACAAGAATCCACTCATTGAGATGGTTGGTGTGACACCCACGGGATCGTCCTTCTTAATTGCATGTTCGATGATTCCTACCGAGTCTGACGAGAATTACAAGTGGCTTTTGAGAAAGTTAGCTGCGATTTTAGATGTCACCGGAGCAGCGTCCCCTTCT GCTTGGTTGAAGTCAAAGCATCTCACACTTGACTCCATGTGGTCCCGTATCAACGACATGCTTGAAAGTCAACACTCCAAGATTAAGAAAGAACTCGAAGATGAAATGAGTAAACCAAGGAGAGCATCTTGTACTTTCTCCTTATTGCAAGGAAACGTGTCTACTAAGGCCATAGAGTTAATGGTGAAAGAACTTACGAGAGGCCTTGGTTTGGGTATCGGAGTGGACGATCGATGCCGACACGTGCTACGAACGACTCATGGATTACCTTGTGCATGCAATTTGGCATCTTTGCACAAAAGAGGTAGGAGGGTCCATCTCGAGGATATTCATGTATTTTGGAAGACATTGGTGTATGATACTCCTCAACAAATGCCGAAAAATGACGGTGATTTATGGGAGGAATTAGTGGACGGTGTGAGAAATAGTGACCCGGTTAAACTAAGGGCGGCCATAGACTTGTTGCGTGATTTCCACCACCCGGAGGACCAAGAGATTTTGCCACCCTCTATTAATGAGCACCCGAAACGTCGTCCGAGAGGTTCAACAACTAGAAACAAGTCGGGTTTCGAGCATGCAGAAAGGAATTTCGGGACACCAAGTACTCACGGTTCAACAAATGCAGATCAATCACAGCAAAGACTTGGTGATTTCGAATCAGGACCTCCCGGTGCTCCTTTGGGAAGGAACTTTACCATTGGCCTTATATCAACATGGGCCAAACGGTGGGATATTCCTGAGGTTTTATGGGGCCACTTCGATGGTTGGGTGGGTGTTAGAGATGACGGTCATTGTGGGTTCCGAGTAATATCTCACGCCCAGCGGGGCCAAGAGACAGATTATATAGTTATGCGGGAATGA